The genomic stretch CAATCTTTTGAGTGAATGTTTGGCAATAATCAAATCAGCGGTCTCTGTAAATGCTTTATAACCAAAGTAAAATAAAGCGATTTGTTGATTCATGTTTTGCTCATTGTTCATAAATATACCCCTTTTTCTGTCAATATCAACAGTATAGCATAAATAAGGGGACACAATAACAGTTAGCGTATCACTTTTTTAGAAGCTTTTTCGCATTATTAAGAAGATATTTTCTGCTAAACAAAACATCTAATGTATAATATTAGTATTTGAAAACAGTTAATTGTGTACAAAATGTTACGTTGATATAATTTTCAGATTTCTTTTATTTAGACAAAAAAGCGCTACCATTGTTTATTTAAAGCGATTCCTATAAAAATAAGAGTGAATAATATGAATATTAAGGCAAATCAAACGTGAAATATTTTATGAAAACGTATTGAGAGTTAGTTTTAACGCGGTTATACTTTGGGAAGAAATTAACCACTAAGGAGAGTATAAATGAAAAAAGCACTGAAACTATTTCTTGCGACGATTTGTATGTTCATAATGATATATCCTTCCACAGCAGCTCACGCAGAAGAAACGAATATTGTTAATATTCCTGATGCAAATCTTAAAACCTATCTTAATGGTCTGCTCAAGCAAGCAAGTGATGCACCAATTACTAAAACACAAATGAACACTATCCAAACCGTTACACTTTCTGGCAGCACTTATACAGACTTGACGGGTTTGGAGGAAGCTGGAAATCTGGTAACACTATCTCTTAACAATACTAACATCCAAACACTTGAACCGATTAAAAACCAAACTTCTTTGACTTACTTAACAGTGGGCGGAGACAATGTAAAAGATAGTCTTTTCGTAGATTTAAATGGACTTGTTAATTTACAAAGTCTTAGTATCAGCGGAAGCGAAGTGACACATAATGTCTTTAAGACTTTCAATAAGTTGCCAAAGTTAACTTATCTTTATGCGCAAAACTCCATGAAAATCACAGATATTTCTGCGCTTGCTTCCTTACCAGCCTTAACGACACTATTCTTACAATTTGATGGCATTGATGATTTTAGACCTTTAAATGACTTTGAAAGTTTTAAAAATGGCAACTTGAAAGCTCTTGCTGCTTTTGGGCAAAATACAGGGCGCACGAATCCAAGAATTACACTTAAATCTGGTAAGTTAGATTATAATGAAACAAACCAAACGTTATATTTACCATTTTCGATGATGCCAAAACCTTTAACGAGTTTTGATGGCACTGTTGCACCATTTTCTAAATCGACTTCCGCAAGTAATACTTATTTAGGATTTAATGATGTGGCACTCCCAAGCGCACGTCTATCCATTACCGATGATGGTATTACAGTCAGCGGTGTAACAAAAGAAGAATTCGACAATCTTGATGAAATTGAATATAATGCACGCTATGATTTTCCGACTGGAAGTTACCCGACACCACCAAGCATGAATTCTTATACCATTTCCAGCGGGACATATGATCAATATTTTGATATTAGCCACACGCTAGATTTAACGGCGGATGAAAGTTTTGACTATAATCAATACGATGCAACATCAGAAGAACAATTTTTAAAAGATGTACATGCTGAAACAGATGATGGCACAGCAGTAAAGAGCGATTTTGATCAAGTAGTTAAGCTTGATGTACCGGGTGAATATACCGTGACATTAAATGCGGAAAACGCTGCAGGACTAAAAGCAACTCCCGTAACAGTTAAAGTAACCGTTCATGAAAAACCAGTTATTACAGCCGATTCCCAAATTTCTTATAAAAAAGAATCAACTAAATCAGTCGACGAATTTTTGCAAGAAATCCATAGTTCGGTAACTGGAAATGCAGTTTTAACTAGTGATTTTGATAAAGTAGTAGATTTAAACACCCCAGGCGAATACACCGTAACTTTAAATGCAATAAATGATCGCGGCCAAAAAGCAGACCCTGTAACCGTAGTTGTGACAGTGACTACTAGCGACGGCGAACATGTTAATCCGGTTCCACCAACACCAGAAGTAAAACCCACACCTCAAGAAGAAACCGACCCAACAATCATCCCAGAACCTCAAAGCGAAAATTCAGAAGACCAAGTGAAAGAAAATAATGCAAAAACAGAAGAAAAAGCAAATAAAACTTCTTTAACAACGAAAGAAAACAAAGTAGAAAAAGCAGATAAAGCAGAAAAAACAAATCAACCGAAAACAAAAGCTTTGCCACAAACTGGTGATACTAATAAGAGCACCTTACCAATCGCAGGAGTAATGCTGAGTTTAGCGGCACTGCTGATTTTCAGAAAAAGCAAATCTTAAGTTATTGTGAATTCATTAGCAAAAAGAATGAATGGCAGGCCTAAAATCATTTTTATAGGGTATGGAATACTATAAGAAAAGTTGTAGGAGGTTTTATATGATGGAAAAATATCATCGCATTCTTGTAGCAGTGGATGGTTCTGAACCAGCAAAATTAGCCTTTGAAAAAGGACTGGAACTAGCGCTAAAATTAGACGGTGTGCTTGGAATTGCTAGTATTGTCGATTTACGTGCCTTTTCCCCGAATGTTTCTTATGATGGCAGCTTAGAAGAAAAAGCCGAACTAGAATTAAAAACGAGCGTTAATGAATACGCAGAAAAAGCTAGAACGGCAGGAGTGAAACAAGTAGAAACTTTTGTTGCTAAAGGTAATCCGAAAATCTTACTTTCCACAGACATTCCAGCAGAGTTCCAAGCAGATTTAATTATTTGCGGAGCGACTGGGATGAACCGAGTAGAAAAGCTAGTTCTTGGTAGTGTTTCTTCTTATATTATGGCTCATGCAATTTGCGATACTTTAATAGCTAGATAAAAAAAGCGTAGATATCTTTGTTAGAAGATATCTACGCTTTTTATTATCAAAACGGATCGAAGTAAGTGTATTCTGTTACGCCGCCCTCGATAGGTTTACTAATACGGTTAAGTTCATCGACGATTTTTTTAGCATCATCACCAAACACAGGGAGCGGTTGATAATTGTTTTCTGTCGTACTACCATCTGAATTTTCATAAGTTGGAACGATAGAAATATCTTTTAGAACGATTTTATTATCTTCCTTCGTAAAGCGCAGTTGGAACATCGATGTCATACGGGAAAGTAGCGTAGGATCAGCTCCAAAAGCAAAGTCGCCCATGCTATAAACGATGTATTTATCTTTATATTTTTCAACGCTTTCTAGGCGATGAGGGTGAGAGCCCATAATTATATCAGCACCAGCATCTAAAATCGCATGACCAAATTGGGTTTGATAATCCGTTGGTGTTTCGCGATATTCGACGCCCCAGTGCATATTAACGATAACGAGAGTATTTTCTTTTTTGTATTTCTTCACGTCTTTTACAATTCTTTCAAGATAAGCAGGAGATTGCTGACTCATACGGCAATCGTAGCCTAGTAGAACAGTTTTCATCCCTTTAATGGTTGTTTCAAGTGGAGCGTCGGTATTGAAAACAGGAATATTATTCTCTTTAAAAGCCTTTAATGTGTCATCGTAACCAACTTGGAAGTAATCCATTGTATGGTTATTGGCCAAATTTGCTGCTTCTACACCGCTCGCTGGTAAAAAGGCGACGTGTGCAGGGTCACTTTTGATGCGCCATTTTTTATTTTCTGCTTTTGTTGCATTCGTAAAGGCACTTTCAGCGTTAATGACAGTGTAGTCATCAGATTTAAACCAAGGAAGGCAGTTTTTATAAACATAGGTATTATTGCCGTTGTTTTTTTGGAATACGTTATCGAATTTGAGGTGTTCGGGCGTTTCAGGATAGGTTCCAAATGAATTATCGCCAACCATGGTCAAAGTGACAACACCTTTTTCTTTCAAACCTTGTTGATTGGTTGCGGCTGCGGCATAAAACCAATCATATTGATTTGTTTTTTCGATGGCTGATAGTTTTTGTTCACTTGCAAGAAAAGCAGGATATACTTTCCCAAGCGTTTTTTCATCTGTTTTGCCGGTCGTATACGATTTTACAGCTTCTAAACAGGCTGTGAGATTTTGGAGATAGGCGCCAGAATCATTTTTTTCAACTGGATAGGATTTTAGTTCTTTAATTAATTGATTTAAATCGGAAATAGAAGCTTTGTCAGCTCCTGAACTTGCTAGGGAATTCAAGGTTTTCTTAGCTTCTGATGAAATGGTTTTAACATTAGCTGGACTTGTTTTTTTTAGTGGCTCGGTTTGAGTGGCTTTTTGGTCAGATTGATTAGTAGAATTTGTAATCCAAAAAGCACCAGCGACAAAAATAAGTACTAAACCAGTAATAATAACATAGGTACGTCTCTTCAACTAGATATCCTCCGTAGTTCCTTTTTTTCTAAGTATAGTAATTGTAAGGAAGAAACACAAGTCTATATTTAGTAAAACAAAAGCCCAAAATAAATTGTTTTGGGCTCAGACTGTAGACAAAGTGAGAAATCATTTTATCTACAGTCTTTTTTGTTTTATAATAATGTTAAGGCTTACATAAAACAACGAGGTGATTAAAATGCTTTCTAAACATCAACAACAGGCGCGAAATCAATTAATAGCCATCTCTTTAGATGATTTGGTCCCAGAGGACCATTTAGTAAGAAAAATAGATAAGGTGATTAATTTTGATTTTATCTACCCATTAGTAGAACATACTTATTCTCATACAGGAAGACCTAGTGTAGACCCGGTAGTTCTTATAAAGCTAGTACTCATCCAATATCTTTTTGGCATCCGTTCCATGCGCCAAACTATAAAAGAAGTAGAAACGAACATGGCTTACCGCTGGTTTTTAGGATATGATTTCAATCAAAAAATCCCTCACTTCTCTACTTTTGGTAAAAATTACGTGCGACGTTTTGCAGAAACAGAGGTGTTCGAACACATTTTTTATCGCATTTTAAAACAAGCCATGGAGGCTGGTTTAGTGGACCCTGACGTTGCGTTTGTGGACTCTACCCATGTGAAAGCCAATGCGAATAAACACAAATTTCATAAAAAATTGATTCGAAAAGAAAACACGCGTTTATCAAGAAGTACTAGAAGATGAAATTAATGTCAGCCGAGTTGCCGAAGGAAAAAAGCCATTCGCCAGGAAAGAAAGTCAGGAGGAGAAAGAAAGCAAAATAAGTGATACGGATCCCGAAAGCGGCTACTATGTCAAAGGAGAACGGGAAAAACAATTTGCTTATTCTTTCCATACGGCTTGTGATACCAATGGTTTTATTCTAGGTTCCATTGTCACTCCAGGTAATATTCATGATAGCCA from Listeria monocytogenes ATCC 19117 encodes the following:
- a CDS encoding CapA family protein; this encodes MKRRTYVIITGLVLIFVAGAFWITNSTNQSDQKATQTEPLKKTSPANVKTISSEAKKTLNSLASSGADKASISDLNQLIKELKSYPVEKNDSGAYLQNLTACLEAVKSYTTGKTDEKTLGKVYPAFLASEQKLSAIEKTNQYDWFYAAAATNQQGLKEKGVVTLTMVGDNSFGTYPETPEHLKFDNVFQKNNGNNTYVYKNCLPWFKSDDYTVINAESAFTNATKAENKKWRIKSDPAHVAFLPASGVEAANLANNHTMDYFQVGYDDTLKAFKENNIPVFNTDAPLETTIKGMKTVLLGYDCRMSQQSPAYLERIVKDVKKYKKENTLVIVNMHWGVEYRETPTDYQTQFGHAILDAGADIIMGSHPHRLESVEKYKDKYIVYSMGDFAFGADPTLLSRMTSMFQLRFTKEDNKIVLKDISIVPTYENSDGSTTENNYQPLPVFGDDAKKIVDELNRISKPIEGGVTEYTYFDPF
- a CDS encoding lmo0514 family class 1 internalin, with the translated sequence MKKALKLFLATICMFIMIYPSTAAHAEETNIVNIPDANLKTYLNGLLKQASDAPITKTQMNTIQTVTLSGSTYTDLTGLEEAGNLVTLSLNNTNIQTLEPIKNQTSLTYLTVGGDNVKDSLFVDLNGLVNLQSLSISGSEVTHNVFKTFNKLPKLTYLYAQNSMKITDISALASLPALTTLFLQFDGIDDFRPLNDFESFKNGNLKALAAFGQNTGRTNPRITLKSGKLDYNETNQTLYLPFSMMPKPLTSFDGTVAPFSKSTSASNTYLGFNDVALPSARLSITDDGITVSGVTKEEFDNLDEIEYNARYDFPTGSYPTPPSMNSYTISSGTYDQYFDISHTLDLTADESFDYNQYDATSEEQFLKDVHAETDDGTAVKSDFDQVVKLDVPGEYTVTLNAENAAGLKATPVTVKVTVHEKPVITADSQISYKKESTKSVDEFLQEIHSSVTGNAVLTSDFDKVVDLNTPGEYTVTLNAINDRGQKADPVTVVVTVTTSDGEHVNPVPPTPEVKPTPQEETDPTIIPEPQSENSEDQVKENNAKTEEKANKTSLTTKENKVEKADKAEKTNQPKTKALPQTGDTNKSTLPIAGVMLSLAALLIFRKSKS
- a CDS encoding universal stress protein, producing the protein MEKYHRILVAVDGSEPAKLAFEKGLELALKLDGVLGIASIVDLRAFSPNVSYDGSLEEKAELELKTSVNEYAEKARTAGVKQVETFVAKGNPKILLSTDIPAEFQADLIICGATGMNRVEKLVLGSVSSYIMAHAICDTLIAR